One stretch of Sinomonas terrae DNA includes these proteins:
- the pafA gene encoding Pup--protein ligase — protein MDRRIFGVETEFGIAYSSPQGRPLAPEEVARYLFRKVVSWGRSSNVFLGNGSRLYLDVGSHPEYATAECDDVAQLVAHDRAGERILVDLIDEAQKRLREEGFDGSVYLFKNNTDTAGNSYGSHENYLIPRRTEFSRLAEILIPFLVTRQLLCGAGKVLRTPHGPIYAFSQRADHIWEGLSSATTRSRPIINTRDEPHADAEHFRRLHVIVGDSTMAETTTMMKVGTVDLVLRMIESGIIMRDLRMENPIRSIREISHDLSGRAVVRLANGSEVTAIDMQRIYLEKVSQFVQDYGAHTPHVPRILDLWDRTLTAIETGDTSKIDTEVDWAIKKKLIDSYCSRHDVDLDSARVAQLDLTYHDISPERGLFFLLQHHGGAARLVDDAAIKEAMDTPPQTTRARLRGRFVQAAQAAGADYTVDWVHLKLNDRAHHTILCKDPFANEDPRVDELLDTLRPFAG, from the coding sequence GTGGACCGCCGCATCTTCGGTGTCGAGACTGAGTTCGGCATCGCGTATTCGAGCCCTCAGGGACGTCCGCTCGCTCCTGAAGAGGTAGCGCGTTATCTGTTCCGCAAGGTCGTGAGCTGGGGACGCTCGTCCAACGTCTTTCTGGGCAACGGCTCGCGGCTGTATCTCGACGTAGGGTCCCACCCCGAGTACGCAACGGCTGAATGCGATGACGTCGCCCAACTCGTGGCTCACGACCGGGCCGGGGAGCGGATCCTCGTCGACCTGATCGACGAGGCCCAGAAGCGTCTCCGCGAGGAAGGCTTCGACGGCAGTGTCTACCTGTTCAAGAACAACACGGACACGGCCGGCAATTCATACGGGAGCCACGAGAACTACCTCATCCCGCGACGCACCGAGTTCTCGCGCCTCGCGGAGATCCTCATTCCGTTCCTTGTGACGCGCCAACTCCTGTGTGGGGCCGGGAAGGTGCTGCGCACTCCCCATGGGCCCATCTACGCCTTCTCCCAGCGGGCCGACCACATCTGGGAGGGACTCTCCTCGGCCACGACCCGGTCGCGGCCCATCATCAACACGCGGGACGAGCCACATGCCGACGCAGAGCACTTCCGGCGGCTCCACGTCATTGTCGGTGATTCGACTATGGCTGAGACGACGACGATGATGAAGGTGGGAACGGTCGATCTCGTTCTGCGGATGATCGAGTCCGGGATCATCATGCGGGACCTGCGGATGGAGAATCCGATCCGCAGCATTCGGGAAATCTCCCACGATCTCTCGGGACGCGCCGTCGTCCGTCTCGCCAATGGCTCAGAAGTCACCGCCATCGACATGCAGCGCATCTATCTCGAGAAGGTCAGCCAGTTCGTGCAGGACTACGGCGCGCATACTCCGCATGTGCCTCGCATCCTCGACCTCTGGGACCGCACCCTCACGGCCATCGAAACGGGTGACACGTCGAAGATCGACACCGAAGTGGATTGGGCCATCAAGAAGAAGCTGATCGACTCCTACTGCTCCCGCCACGACGTCGACCTCGATTCCGCACGCGTGGCCCAGCTTGACCTGACGTATCACGACATCAGCCCGGAGCGCGGACTCTTCTTCCTTCTGCAGCATCATGGAGGCGCGGCGCGACTGGTCGACGATGCCGCCATCAAGGAGGCAATGGACACCCCGCCCCAGACTACGCGCGCGCGGCTTCGGGGAAGATTCGTGCAGGCAGCGCAGGCCGCGGGGGCCGACTACACGGTGGACTGGGTGCACCTCAAGCTCAACGACCGGGCCCACCACACCATCCTGTGCAAGGACCCGTTCGCAAACGAGGATCCGAGGGTCGACGAGCTCCTCGACACGCTTCGTCCTTTCGCCGGGTAG
- the tatA gene encoding Sec-independent protein translocase subunit TatA, producing the protein MGRLFDSPWPIVIIIVVALLLFAGPKLPTMARSLGQSMRILRSEVKEMRSEGNQPQSSSSTSSSSASPQSPEAGEPPVEGKVIPPKGAEEGDGGTAGPSQRA; encoded by the coding sequence GTGGGACGACTCTTCGATAGCCCATGGCCTATCGTCATCATCATTGTTGTGGCGCTGTTGCTGTTCGCGGGGCCAAAGCTTCCGACCATGGCCCGGAGCCTTGGCCAATCCATGCGGATCCTCCGCTCCGAGGTCAAGGAGATGAGGAGCGAGGGCAACCAACCGCAGTCCTCGTCGTCGACTTCTTCGTCCTCGGCTTCGCCCCAATCCCCTGAGGCTGGAGAGCCTCCCGTGGAGGGCAAGGTCATCCCGCCCAAGGGCGCTGAAGAGGGCGACGGCGGTACCGCCGGCCCGTCCCAGCGCGCCTGA
- a CDS encoding FKBP-type peptidyl-prolyl cis-trans isomerase, with protein sequence MSFGQRKYDRQKPEIDFPEGPAPSELNIVDLVEGDGREVAPGDTVSAHYVGVAWSTGEEFDASWNRGAPLDFRVGVGQVIQGWDQGLLGMKLGGRRRLEIPSDLAYGSRGAGGAIGPNEALIFVVDLVGIR encoded by the coding sequence ATGTCCTTTGGACAGCGCAAGTACGACCGGCAGAAGCCGGAGATCGACTTCCCTGAGGGCCCAGCGCCCAGCGAACTCAACATTGTCGACCTGGTCGAGGGCGACGGGCGCGAGGTCGCACCCGGCGACACGGTCTCTGCTCACTACGTGGGCGTAGCCTGGTCGACGGGGGAGGAGTTCGACGCGAGCTGGAACCGCGGGGCGCCACTCGACTTCCGAGTTGGCGTCGGGCAGGTCATCCAGGGGTGGGATCAGGGGCTCCTCGGGATGAAGCTCGGCGGCCGACGCCGGCTCGAGATCCCGTCCGATCTGGCCTACGGCTCGCGCGGCGCGGGCGGAGCGATCGGCCCGAACGAAGCGCTCATCTTCGTCGTGGACCTCGTCGGGATCCGCTGA
- a CDS encoding amidohydrolase, translating into MSSGRELTLYRNGSVYSTADPLASAMLVDDGTVAWVGSEQAATSIADSSMRIVDLDGAVVTPGFVDSHVHVSDTGLALRSLDLSGVRSAADLLRAVERAASECDGTLHGHSWDESKWDDPVLPTAGELERAAGSRKVLLTRVDVHSALVSPALATAAGLDGAGSNGTDSGRADGWNGVLASRGALVAARAVARPSDEHEIRSLHRAAREHAASRGYVALVEQAAPQIGGVEDLQLLLGAASDDAASPDAPGLPEIFAYWGELAQSPDEARGILDSLGVPVLGLAGDLNIDGSLGSHTAFLTADYDDGPGQRGIAYLGAEQVGRHLAACSELGIQGGFHVIGDGALQIALDGLALASDLAGASAVRASGHRFEHVEMASPEAIAALSAYAVMVSVQPLFDAAWGGEGGLYERRLGERSSRMNPFARFAAAGVPLCFGSDSPVCDLDPWASIAACLRHSNPSERISARAAFIGHTRAGWRAIRHRDPLMGQLVPGAPASFAIWEVDELMVQVADERVQAWSTDPRARTPLLPALDTENAPRCLETVHRGQELYRADSFGA; encoded by the coding sequence ATGTCCTCTGGGCGCGAGCTCACCCTGTACCGCAACGGTTCCGTGTACTCCACTGCGGACCCCCTCGCGTCGGCGATGTTGGTCGACGACGGCACGGTCGCCTGGGTGGGCTCCGAGCAGGCCGCGACCTCGATCGCCGATTCGAGCATGCGGATCGTCGACCTTGACGGAGCCGTCGTGACCCCCGGCTTTGTCGATTCCCACGTCCACGTTTCCGATACGGGCCTGGCGCTTCGCTCACTCGACCTTTCCGGCGTACGCTCGGCCGCAGACTTGCTCCGCGCCGTCGAACGGGCTGCCTCGGAGTGTGACGGCACCCTGCACGGCCACAGCTGGGACGAGTCCAAGTGGGACGATCCCGTGCTGCCCACGGCGGGAGAACTCGAGCGGGCTGCCGGCTCCCGGAAAGTCCTGCTGACGCGCGTCGACGTTCATTCCGCGCTCGTTTCGCCAGCGCTGGCAACCGCTGCGGGACTCGATGGTGCTGGTTCCAATGGGACTGATTCGGGTCGGGCAGACGGCTGGAACGGCGTGCTTGCCTCCCGCGGTGCCCTTGTGGCGGCGCGGGCAGTGGCACGGCCGAGCGACGAGCACGAGATCCGGTCTCTGCACCGTGCGGCTCGCGAGCACGCTGCAAGCCGCGGCTACGTTGCGCTCGTCGAACAGGCTGCCCCTCAGATCGGCGGGGTAGAGGATCTTCAGCTTCTCTTGGGAGCAGCGTCCGACGACGCAGCCTCGCCCGATGCGCCTGGCCTTCCTGAGATCTTCGCTTACTGGGGAGAACTGGCGCAGTCTCCGGACGAAGCGCGTGGGATCCTCGACTCACTCGGTGTGCCGGTGCTCGGGCTTGCGGGCGACCTGAATATCGATGGCTCGCTTGGGTCCCACACCGCCTTCCTGACCGCCGACTACGACGACGGCCCCGGCCAGCGCGGAATCGCGTACCTCGGCGCCGAGCAAGTGGGCCGGCACCTCGCCGCGTGCTCGGAGCTGGGAATCCAGGGAGGCTTCCACGTGATCGGCGATGGCGCGTTGCAGATCGCGCTCGACGGTCTGGCCCTCGCGAGCGATCTTGCCGGCGCGTCAGCGGTCCGAGCCTCTGGGCATCGGTTCGAGCACGTCGAGATGGCGTCCCCTGAAGCTATCGCCGCACTCTCGGCCTACGCCGTGATGGTGAGCGTCCAGCCGCTCTTCGACGCTGCATGGGGCGGAGAAGGGGGTCTGTATGAGCGTCGGCTCGGGGAACGAAGCTCACGCATGAACCCCTTCGCTCGCTTCGCTGCAGCTGGTGTGCCGCTGTGCTTCGGGAGTGACAGCCCGGTCTGCGACCTCGACCCCTGGGCTAGCATCGCGGCGTGCCTGCGTCACTCGAATCCGTCGGAGCGGATTTCGGCGCGGGCTGCGTTCATCGGCCACACGAGGGCGGGATGGCGCGCAATCCGCCACCGCGACCCGCTCATGGGCCAACTGGTGCCCGGCGCCCCTGCAAGCTTCGCGATCTGGGAGGTCGATGAACTGATGGTCCAGGTCGCGGACGAGAGAGTTCAGGCCTGGAGCACCGATCCTAGGGCGAGGACGCCGCTCCTGCCTGCTCTCGATACGGAGAACGCTCCTCGCTGCCTTGAGACGGTTCACCGAGGGCAGGAACTCTACCGCGCCGACAGCTTCGGAGCCTGA
- a CDS encoding helix-turn-helix transcriptional regulator, producing MSQKKTERLLNLLIALLHTERGISRDRLLRDVYEWAPGAGRDRETVERQFERDKADLRALGAEISERQGYEREDSSATTSLYRIDPRLFRLPELEFTPQEQSLLALAGLACQGALAAAPARAALRRLEAAGALPDSPPSLVQPRVRIADPRYAILADAASRQAEIRFQYYATSTGREEERRVQPWGLGQRYGQWYLVGFDMARNAARVFRLSRIRGRILAGADGSFEPAPPGMVHEQLEELMAIPVQRARLRVAEGRALELRMAWTPLPAPDAPEGWDVGEYPYQDLSVAADYLAGFGDALIVEAPRELADAVVRRLEGALSALGTQGASPVAPAPTARRTMTSDERLSRIVDLVPFLMQGPVRVDEAAARYGVTPRVLLQELTALEFSGPTDLGGWQDFIEVQVRDGVVSLANAPELARPRRLSIEEALSLQLGLQTLLPMASVDEQPAIRSLAEKVSAATLKGMGSIPEIDLKTEPQRNAELLPELRAAVAEGRTLRLDYLNPTKDERTQRLVNPLGLRSDGDRWYVDAYCHRVEERRVFRVDRIVSLEPSAPIPLPADFEAPTQQPMFEPRDTDIEATLRLAPEALWVEHEYAAEDGLDLEDGSRRVRMRVSSLDWLPRFLAQFGGSVALEGPEEAVEGSRAWLTRALQTALSR from the coding sequence GTGTCCCAGAAGAAGACCGAACGTCTCCTGAACCTCCTGATCGCCCTCCTCCACACGGAGCGTGGGATCTCCCGCGATCGGCTGCTCCGGGACGTCTACGAGTGGGCACCCGGTGCGGGGCGGGACCGGGAGACCGTCGAACGTCAATTCGAACGGGACAAAGCTGATCTGCGGGCGCTCGGCGCGGAGATCAGCGAGCGCCAGGGCTACGAACGTGAGGACAGCTCGGCCACGACCTCGCTTTATCGGATCGATCCCCGGCTCTTCCGGCTCCCCGAGCTGGAGTTCACGCCGCAGGAGCAGTCGCTGCTCGCCCTCGCTGGCCTTGCGTGTCAGGGCGCCCTCGCCGCCGCGCCAGCCCGTGCCGCCCTCCGGCGGCTCGAAGCGGCAGGTGCGCTGCCGGACTCGCCCCCGTCGCTCGTGCAGCCGCGCGTCCGCATCGCCGATCCCCGCTATGCAATCCTCGCCGACGCCGCCTCCAGACAGGCCGAGATCAGGTTCCAGTACTACGCGACCAGCACCGGGCGGGAGGAGGAGCGGCGCGTCCAGCCGTGGGGCCTAGGGCAGCGCTATGGACAGTGGTATCTCGTGGGATTCGATATGGCACGAAACGCAGCCCGCGTCTTCCGCCTCTCGAGGATCCGGGGGCGGATTCTGGCCGGAGCCGATGGTTCCTTCGAGCCAGCTCCCCCGGGGATGGTGCACGAACAGCTCGAAGAGCTCATGGCGATACCGGTGCAGAGGGCCCGTCTCCGCGTCGCAGAGGGCCGCGCGCTCGAGCTCAGGATGGCGTGGACTCCGCTTCCTGCGCCAGACGCCCCCGAGGGCTGGGACGTGGGCGAGTACCCCTATCAGGACCTGAGCGTTGCCGCGGACTATCTTGCAGGCTTCGGGGACGCTCTCATCGTCGAGGCTCCTCGCGAGCTTGCTGACGCCGTCGTACGCCGCCTCGAGGGGGCCCTTTCGGCGCTGGGGACGCAGGGAGCGTCTCCCGTTGCCCCGGCCCCCACCGCACGCCGGACCATGACCTCCGACGAACGCCTCAGCCGCATTGTCGACCTCGTGCCGTTCCTGATGCAGGGGCCAGTTAGGGTGGACGAGGCTGCAGCTCGGTATGGCGTCACTCCTCGCGTGCTCCTCCAGGAACTCACTGCGCTCGAGTTCTCGGGCCCCACCGACCTCGGGGGATGGCAGGACTTCATCGAGGTTCAGGTGCGGGACGGCGTCGTCAGCCTGGCAAACGCTCCCGAGCTTGCGCGCCCCCGCCGGCTCAGCATCGAAGAGGCGCTCTCGTTGCAGCTTGGGCTGCAGACCCTCCTGCCGATGGCTTCGGTGGACGAGCAGCCAGCCATCCGTTCCCTTGCCGAGAAGGTGAGTGCGGCGACGCTGAAGGGCATGGGCTCGATTCCTGAAATCGACCTCAAGACCGAGCCCCAGCGCAACGCCGAGCTTCTTCCTGAACTACGTGCCGCGGTTGCCGAAGGACGCACCCTACGGCTCGACTACTTGAACCCCACGAAGGACGAACGCACCCAGCGCCTCGTGAATCCGCTGGGCCTCCGTTCCGATGGCGATCGGTGGTACGTCGACGCCTATTGCCACCGGGTAGAGGAGCGGCGTGTCTTCCGGGTGGACCGCATTGTGAGTCTCGAGCCCTCGGCTCCCATTCCACTTCCTGCAGACTTTGAGGCTCCCACGCAGCAACCGATGTTCGAACCCCGAGACACCGACATCGAGGCAACCCTGCGGCTTGCTCCGGAGGCGCTATGGGTCGAGCACGAATACGCGGCCGAGGACGGCTTAGACCTCGAGGACGGCAGCCGCCGGGTGAGGATGCGAGTCTCCAGTCTCGACTGGCTTCCGCGGTTCCTTGCCCAGTTCGGCGGCTCCGTTGCCCTGGAGGGGCCAGAGGAGGCGGTCGAAGGAAGTCGCGCCTGGCTGACCCGCGCGCTTCAAACGGCTCTCAGCAGATAG
- a CDS encoding DEAD/DEAH box helicase, giving the protein MSTAPENLTPAERFALDAERRAFAKTELGAFSAELPFPLDPFQREACRALEAGRGVLVAAPTGAGKTVVGEFAVHLALRKGLKAFYTTPIKALSNQKYTELAEAYGQDRVGLLTGDVTVNGEAPVVVMTTEVLRNMLYAGSSTLQGLGYVVMDEVHYLADRFRGAVWEEVIIHLPRGVRLVSLSATVSNAEEFGAWLDTVRGETDIVVSEHRPVPLWQHVMVGRRLVDLFATRQSFEDLADVHDHVGDAAEGAEAVGLGSSEEPRELTAVNPELVEIARREVHAQHRSRFSHGGRANRREERQRGVKAGPGRGAPGMQTAGTRASRPQMIQALERQGLLPCIDFIFSRAGCDAAVQQCVDAGLDLTTPAERAEISTVVEESAKDLPPADLGVLNFWSWREGLLRGLAAHHAGLLPAFKEVVEKLFAAGLVKAVFATETLALGINMPARSVLIEKLEKFNGEAHVDITAGEYTQLTGRAGRRGIDVEGHAVVQWRPGLDPAALAGLASRRTYPLNSSFRPTYNMSINLVAQFGRKRTREILESSFAQFQADRSVVGLARQVREREESLAGYEKAMTCHLGDFREYQRLREELAAAEKYASREAGRARRNMVVDSLARLQPGDVVEIAHGRLGGSAVVVSADTNAREPRPHVLTFDHNLRRIGFQDLEGPIEPIARIRIPKHFDPKRPKDRRDLAASMRHAVNRSRSEGLETGRKRRSRRDFAFAQGYEDTERRIVELRRQLRAHPCHGCAEREEHARWADRWTKLRKETDRITEQIRGRTNTIAKTFDRVCEVLESYGCLERAGGDVRVTDEGQKLRRIYGDKDLLTALALRAGAFDDVDEAELAALVSTLVYQAKRDEPGLPPKMPSVSLDVAVDVVVREWSRLEDVEEQHRLPRTSEPDFGLVWPLYKWARGRDLQNVLSGTELAAGDFVRWVKQVVDLLDQLADVPGIEPRLRRICHAAIDSIKRGVVAYSGVSD; this is encoded by the coding sequence ATGTCCACCGCCCCCGAGAACCTGACCCCGGCTGAGCGTTTTGCACTTGATGCAGAGCGCCGGGCCTTCGCCAAGACGGAGCTAGGGGCGTTTTCGGCGGAGCTGCCGTTCCCTCTCGATCCCTTTCAACGGGAGGCCTGCCGAGCACTTGAAGCTGGCAGGGGAGTCCTCGTCGCGGCCCCGACCGGCGCGGGGAAGACGGTCGTGGGCGAGTTCGCCGTCCATCTCGCTCTCCGCAAGGGCCTGAAGGCGTTCTATACGACTCCGATCAAGGCGCTTTCGAACCAGAAGTACACCGAACTCGCAGAAGCCTACGGGCAGGACCGAGTCGGGCTGCTGACCGGCGATGTGACCGTCAACGGCGAGGCACCCGTCGTCGTCATGACGACCGAAGTGCTGCGCAACATGCTGTACGCCGGTTCGTCGACCCTGCAAGGGCTGGGCTACGTCGTGATGGACGAGGTCCACTACCTCGCGGACCGTTTCCGAGGCGCCGTCTGGGAAGAGGTCATCATCCACCTTCCGCGGGGCGTGCGCCTCGTTTCGCTCAGCGCGACTGTTTCGAACGCCGAGGAGTTCGGGGCTTGGCTCGACACGGTCCGCGGCGAGACCGACATCGTGGTGTCGGAGCACCGTCCCGTGCCGCTCTGGCAGCACGTCATGGTCGGCCGCCGACTCGTCGACCTCTTCGCGACCCGGCAGTCCTTCGAAGATCTGGCCGACGTTCATGATCACGTGGGAGACGCAGCGGAAGGCGCCGAGGCCGTCGGGCTCGGCTCGTCCGAAGAGCCCCGAGAACTGACCGCCGTCAACCCCGAGCTGGTCGAGATTGCACGTCGAGAGGTGCACGCCCAACACCGCTCCCGGTTTTCTCACGGGGGGCGGGCCAACCGGCGGGAGGAACGCCAACGCGGCGTCAAGGCTGGCCCTGGTCGGGGCGCACCCGGTATGCAGACGGCAGGCACTCGGGCTAGCCGGCCGCAGATGATCCAGGCCCTCGAGCGCCAAGGACTTCTGCCCTGTATCGATTTCATCTTCTCGCGCGCGGGTTGTGACGCTGCTGTGCAGCAGTGTGTGGACGCGGGTCTCGACCTCACAACGCCCGCAGAGAGGGCCGAGATCTCAACGGTCGTCGAGGAGTCGGCGAAGGACCTGCCGCCCGCGGACCTCGGGGTCCTCAACTTCTGGTCGTGGCGGGAGGGCCTCCTCAGGGGACTCGCGGCGCACCATGCCGGACTTCTCCCAGCCTTCAAGGAGGTCGTCGAGAAGCTGTTCGCAGCGGGACTCGTGAAAGCCGTCTTCGCGACCGAGACCCTCGCCCTCGGAATCAACATGCCAGCGCGCAGCGTGCTTATCGAGAAGCTCGAGAAGTTCAACGGCGAGGCCCACGTCGATATCACGGCGGGGGAGTACACGCAGCTCACTGGACGAGCGGGGCGCCGTGGGATCGACGTCGAAGGGCACGCCGTCGTGCAGTGGCGTCCCGGGCTGGACCCGGCCGCCCTCGCGGGCCTCGCCTCACGGCGGACCTACCCGCTCAATTCAAGCTTCCGGCCCACCTACAACATGAGCATCAATCTCGTGGCCCAGTTCGGTCGGAAGCGGACTCGCGAGATCTTGGAGAGCTCCTTCGCCCAGTTCCAAGCGGACCGCTCCGTGGTGGGGCTCGCGCGGCAGGTGCGGGAGCGTGAGGAGTCGCTCGCGGGCTACGAGAAGGCGATGACGTGCCATCTCGGCGACTTCCGCGAGTACCAGCGGCTCCGTGAGGAACTCGCCGCGGCCGAGAAGTACGCGTCGCGCGAGGCTGGCCGGGCGCGGCGAAACATGGTCGTGGACTCCCTCGCGCGCCTCCAGCCGGGCGACGTCGTCGAGATCGCACACGGCCGCCTCGGCGGCTCCGCGGTGGTCGTTTCAGCGGATACGAACGCACGCGAACCCCGCCCGCACGTGCTCACGTTCGACCACAACCTGCGACGCATTGGCTTCCAAGACCTCGAAGGGCCGATCGAGCCGATCGCCAGGATCCGGATCCCGAAGCATTTCGACCCGAAGCGCCCCAAGGACCGGCGGGACCTCGCGGCGTCCATGCGCCACGCCGTCAACCGGTCGCGCTCAGAAGGGCTGGAGACTGGCAGGAAGCGACGCTCACGCCGGGACTTCGCCTTTGCGCAGGGCTACGAGGACACCGAGCGACGCATCGTCGAACTCCGCAGGCAGCTCCGGGCCCATCCGTGCCACGGGTGCGCCGAGCGGGAAGAGCACGCCCGCTGGGCGGATCGCTGGACTAAGCTCCGCAAGGAGACCGACCGGATCACGGAGCAGATCAGAGGACGGACGAACACGATCGCCAAGACCTTCGACAGGGTCTGCGAAGTGCTCGAATCCTACGGCTGCCTCGAGCGGGCAGGCGGTGACGTACGGGTCACCGACGAGGGCCAGAAGCTGCGTCGGATCTACGGCGACAAGGATCTTCTGACGGCGCTTGCGCTTCGAGCCGGGGCGTTCGACGACGTGGACGAGGCCGAGCTCGCAGCCCTCGTGAGCACGTTGGTGTACCAGGCAAAGCGTGACGAGCCCGGGCTGCCGCCTAAGATGCCCAGCGTCTCCCTCGATGTCGCCGTCGACGTGGTGGTTCGCGAATGGTCGCGCCTCGAGGACGTCGAGGAACAGCATCGGCTTCCCCGCACCAGCGAGCCCGATTTCGGTCTCGTCTGGCCACTGTACAAATGGGCGCGAGGGCGCGACCTGCAGAACGTGCTCTCGGGAACGGAACTCGCAGCTGGCGATTTCGTGCGCTGGGTCAAGCAGGTCGTAGACCTCCTCGATCAGCTTGCAGACGTACCGGGCATAGAGCCGCGGCTCCGCCGCATCTGCCACGCCGCGATCGACAGCATCAAGCGCGGCGTCGTCGCGTACTCCGGCGTCTCCGACTAG
- a CDS encoding FKBP-type peptidyl-prolyl cis-trans isomerase — MRRLFALLLPLALLLAGCSSGGSSSQPTTQPTSQDAGDVSALSSLKVTPTDKAPTVDFKKPLTVSSLTVKTVQQGTGAAVKAGQSAVVNVLALKGTDGSVLGDTFSSGQPEKVPVDSSLQQQNATLYNALVGSKIGSYLAYATPPVSAEQGGDGTTTLLILKVTDAKDVPAPLSGPQGDTVTPPPGLPKVTTDSKGVPQIDVKGVAKPTKLISQDLIKGKGAVVQSSDTIVANYVGVNLSDGTKFDSSYDRGTPATFALSQVIQGWTDGLAGKTVGSRVLLVIPAAQAYGEQGQGGAKGDLVFVVDILGVQ; from the coding sequence GTGCGCCGACTCTTTGCGCTCTTGCTGCCCCTCGCCCTGCTCCTTGCCGGGTGCAGTTCCGGAGGCTCCTCGAGCCAGCCCACGACGCAGCCGACGAGTCAGGATGCCGGCGACGTGAGCGCTCTCAGCTCACTCAAAGTCACGCCCACGGACAAGGCTCCCACGGTCGACTTCAAGAAGCCGCTCACCGTCTCGTCCCTCACCGTGAAGACGGTTCAGCAGGGAACGGGGGCCGCCGTGAAGGCGGGCCAGTCCGCCGTCGTGAATGTCCTCGCCCTCAAGGGGACTGACGGCAGCGTCCTCGGCGACACGTTCTCATCGGGCCAGCCGGAGAAGGTGCCTGTCGACAGCAGTCTCCAGCAGCAGAATGCGACGCTCTACAACGCGCTCGTGGGTTCGAAGATCGGCTCCTACCTCGCGTACGCGACGCCGCCCGTGAGCGCAGAGCAGGGAGGCGACGGAACGACCACGCTCCTCATCCTCAAGGTCACCGACGCCAAGGATGTCCCGGCGCCGCTCTCGGGGCCGCAGGGCGACACCGTCACACCTCCGCCGGGGCTCCCCAAGGTTACGACCGATTCCAAGGGCGTTCCGCAGATCGACGTCAAGGGCGTCGCCAAGCCCACCAAGCTCATCTCCCAGGACCTCATTAAGGGCAAGGGGGCCGTGGTGCAGTCGAGCGACACCATCGTGGCGAATTACGTGGGCGTGAACCTGTCGGATGGCACCAAATTCGACTCGAGCTATGACCGCGGCACGCCGGCGACCTTCGCGCTGAGCCAGGTGATCCAAGGCTGGACAGACGGACTGGCTGGCAAGACGGTCGGATCCCGCGTTCTACTCGTCATCCCCGCCGCGCAGGCCTACGGTGAACAAGGCCAAGGCGGCGCGAAGGGTGACCTCGTCTTCGTCGTCGATATTCTCGGCGTCCAGTAG
- the tatC gene encoding twin-arginine translocase subunit TatC, with translation MPLMEHLRELKNRLIKSAAGVLVGAVIGWFLYDPILEALQQPVRDIAQRTGGISGVNFSTVGSPFDFKLQLAIQIGLVISSPIWIYQIWAFIMPGLTVKERRYTLGYMGAAVPLFLAGVWIGWIVTPNVVRALTQFTPSGFSNLIDGREYIDFVTHMVLFLGLAFLVPVVLVGLNAAGVLPGRVILKAWRITVLLVFVLAAVAAPGADAISMFMLAVPLLALFFAAIGLCLLQDKRKARRQIKAMQETEAIADTPTSREDLDKF, from the coding sequence ATGCCCCTCATGGAGCACCTTCGGGAGCTCAAGAACCGCCTCATCAAGTCAGCAGCAGGTGTGCTCGTCGGCGCTGTCATCGGCTGGTTCCTGTATGACCCGATTCTCGAAGCGCTTCAGCAGCCGGTCCGCGACATCGCGCAGCGGACCGGCGGGATCTCTGGGGTCAACTTCTCGACGGTCGGTTCACCGTTCGACTTCAAGCTGCAGCTTGCAATCCAGATCGGGCTGGTGATCTCGAGCCCGATCTGGATCTATCAGATCTGGGCCTTCATCATGCCTGGGCTCACGGTCAAGGAGCGCCGCTACACGCTCGGCTACATGGGGGCTGCGGTTCCCCTTTTCCTCGCGGGTGTCTGGATCGGCTGGATTGTCACACCGAATGTGGTCCGCGCCCTCACGCAGTTCACGCCGTCGGGATTCTCCAACCTCATCGACGGGCGTGAGTACATCGACTTCGTGACCCATATGGTCCTCTTCCTGGGTCTCGCGTTCCTCGTGCCGGTTGTCCTCGTGGGCCTCAACGCGGCGGGCGTCCTGCCGGGGCGGGTCATTCTCAAAGCGTGGCGCATCACCGTCTTGCTCGTTTTCGTGCTGGCGGCAGTGGCTGCCCCCGGGGCTGACGCCATCTCGATGTTCATGCTCGCCGTCCCCCTGCTCGCGCTGTTCTTCGCGGCGATCGGCCTCTGCCTGCTTCAGGACAAGAGGAAGGCCCGCCGTCAGATCAAGGCCATGCAGGAGACCGAGGCCATCGCCGATACGCCGACGTCACGCGAGGACCTCGACAAGTTCTAG